A single genomic interval of Juglans regia cultivar Chandler chromosome 1, Walnut 2.0, whole genome shotgun sequence harbors:
- the LOC108986775 gene encoding probable pectinesterase/pectinesterase inhibitor 51 — protein MACIFFVSLVLFLSLSPGVVKPSPDAPSSISPAIRQACKATRFPSQCETSLTQSNHVPPNPTPLQLIQSAIWVSTQNLHTAQSMVNSIKDSSAGNANLTAAVKSCTEALSNSEYRVSRTTEDALPHGRIKDARIWLSASLQYQQGCWSALKLVNDTQMVNSTMSFLDSLVGLTSNALSMVFSYDIFGNETGSWAPPKTERDQFWEGSGSSGSDFRGGFPSKLMADATVCKDGSGGCYKTVQEAVNATPDNAGQRKFVIHIKEGVYEEIVRIPLEKKNVVFLGDGMGKTVITGSLNVGMPGLSTYHTATVGVLGDGFMANGLTIQNTAGPNAHQAVAFRSDSDLSVIENCEFLGNQDTLYPRALRQFYKSCRIQGNVDFIFGNSASIFQDCQILVSPRQVDPAKGEQNTITAHSRNDPAQSTGFVFHNCSINGTEEYMVLYHNNPKVHRNYLGRPWKEYSRTVFINCNLEALITPEGWTPWDEDFALKTLYYGEFGNSGPGSNLSQRVTWSSQIPKDHILSYSVEKFIQGDEWIPSSS, from the exons ATGGCCTGCATCTTCTTTGTCTCCCTtgtcctttttctttccctctctcccGGTGTCGTCAAACCCAGTCCTGATGCTCCCTCCTCCATCTCTCCTGCGATCCGCCAGGCCTGCAAGGCCACTCGCTTCCCTAGCCAATGCGAGACCTCTTTGACCCAATCCAACCACGTGCCCCCCAACCCCACCCCTCTTCAACTCATCCAGTCTGCCATCTGGGTCTCCACCCAGAACCTCCACACCGCCCAATCCATGGTCAATTCCATCAAGGACTCCTCCGCGGGGAATGCGAACCTCACCGCGGCCGTCAAAAGCTGCACGGAGGCCCTCAGCAACTCCGAGTACCGGGTCTCTCGGACTACCGAAGACGCACTGCCGCATGGAAGGATCAAGGATGCGAGGATCTGGTTGAGCGCTTCCTTGCAATACCAACAAGGTTGCTGGTCCGCACTCAAGTTAGTGAACGACACCCAGATGGTGAATTCAACGATGTCGTTTCTGGACTCGTTGGTTGGGCTCACGAGTAACGCGCTGAGCATGGTGTTCTCGTACGATATTTTTGGGAACGAGACCGGGTCGTGGGCCCCGCCCAAGACCGAGCGGGACCAGTTCTGGGAGGGAAGTGGCAGCTCTGGGTCGGATTTCCGGGGCGGCTTCCCGTCGAAGCTAATGGCGGACGCGACCGTGTGTAAGGATGGGAGTGGCGGGTGCTACAAGACGGTGCAGGAGGCAGTGAACGCCACACCTGATAACGCCGGGCAACGGAAGTTCGTGATACATATAAAGGAGGGGGTATACGAGGAAATCGTCAGAATCCCGTTAGAGAAGAAGAACGTGGTGTTTTTAGGAGACGGGATGGGCAAAACGGTCATTACGGGGTCGTTGAACGTCGGCATGCCTGGGCTTTCGACATACCACACAGCTACAGTTG GTGTTCTTGGTGATGGATTCATGGCCAACGGCCTCACAATCCAGAACACGGCTGGTCCTAATGCACACCAAGCAGTGGCCTTCAGATCAGACAGTGATCTATCCGTCATTGAGAACTGCGAATTCTTAGGCAATCAAGATACACTCTATCCTCGTGCCCTCCGCCAATTCTACAAATCATGCCGCATCCAAGGAAATGTGGATTTCATTTTTGGAAACTCAGCATCAATTTTTCAAGACTGTCAGATCTTAGTCTCCCCCCGACAAGTAGATCCAGCAAAGGGCGAGCAAAATACTATCACTGCACATAGCAGAAACGACCCTGCACAATCCACaggttttgtttttcataattgCTCGATAAATGGCACCGAGGAATACATGGTACTGTATCATAACAATCCCAAAGTACACCGTAATTATTTAGGGAGGCCATGGAAGGAGTACTCAAGGACAGTTTTTATAAACTGTAACTTAGAAGCTCTTATTACACCAGAAGGCTGGACGCCATGGGATGAAGATTTTGCATTGAAAACACTCTATTATGGGGAATTTGGGAATTCTGGACCAGGCTCTAATTTGTCCCAAAGAGTAACCTGGAGTAGCCAAATCCCGAAAGATCACATACTCTCATATTCTGTCGAGAAGTTTATCCAAGGAGATGAGTGGATTCCATCTTCTTCGTAA